A window of Desulfonispora thiosulfatigenes DSM 11270 contains these coding sequences:
- the polX gene encoding DNA polymerase/3'-5' exonuclease PolX, translating into MDKRMIITIFTEMATYLELKGENQFKVRAYQNGARIIDNLEKDLRKLVESGEITKIPGIGKTLTGNIIELITTGDLAEYHEIKKDIPSGLLEIIKIPGLGPKKAYRLHQSLGIENLAELEYACLENRLTVVKGFGEKSQKNILQGIEQLKKHRGKFHYIEAIVEAQKIVDELKIAPDIKQISIAGSLRRGKEIIKDIDIVASSDNPTSVMDYFTSLPQVDNIIAKGVTKTSITLKSGINVDLRVVKDEEYIFALHHFTGSKEHNTALRHLAKKSDIKINEYGFFTAETKVEIKTEEEFFSYLGLEYIPPELRENTGEIEKAREDNLPKLVTNTDIQGIFHVHSKYSDGNDSLYDLAEAAKNSGYKYLGISDHSQTAVYANGLKVDEIYKQHEEIQKLNEKFTDFFIFHGIESDILPDGSLDYPDEILRIFDFVIGSIHSGLNMTQEKATERILKAMDNPYFTMLGHPTGRILLGRPGYELDLEKIFQKAKEKKIIIELNANPHRLDLDWRHLKNAKSKNVLISINPDAHRKEDLDQTYLGVKVARKGWLEKKDVFNSWSLDEIKKYFASKKINGH; encoded by the coding sequence ATGGATAAGAGGATGATTATAACAATTTTCACGGAAATGGCTACTTATTTAGAATTAAAAGGTGAAAATCAATTTAAAGTTAGAGCATATCAAAATGGTGCTAGAATTATCGACAATTTAGAAAAAGACTTAAGGAAATTGGTTGAGTCTGGAGAAATAACTAAGATACCGGGTATAGGCAAAACATTGACTGGAAATATAATAGAATTAATAACAACCGGAGATTTAGCCGAATATCATGAAATCAAAAAGGATATTCCAAGTGGTTTATTAGAAATAATTAAAATACCTGGACTTGGGCCTAAAAAAGCTTATCGATTACATCAAAGTTTAGGAATTGAAAATTTAGCAGAATTAGAATATGCTTGCTTAGAAAATAGATTGACTGTGGTGAAAGGTTTTGGCGAAAAATCACAAAAGAATATTTTACAAGGAATAGAGCAGTTAAAAAAACATCGTGGAAAGTTTCACTATATTGAAGCAATAGTAGAAGCCCAGAAAATAGTAGATGAATTAAAAATTGCCCCAGATATTAAACAAATAAGTATAGCTGGAAGTCTTAGAAGAGGTAAAGAAATTATAAAAGACATTGATATAGTAGCTTCTTCTGATAATCCAACTAGTGTGATGGATTATTTTACATCTCTACCTCAAGTAGATAATATAATTGCTAAAGGTGTAACAAAAACCTCAATAACCTTAAAATCAGGAATAAACGTTGATTTACGAGTAGTAAAAGATGAAGAATATATTTTTGCTTTACATCATTTTACAGGAAGTAAGGAACATAATACTGCTCTTAGACATCTTGCTAAGAAATCTGACATAAAAATTAATGAATATGGATTTTTTACAGCTGAAACTAAGGTAGAAATAAAAACAGAAGAAGAGTTTTTTTCTTATTTGGGTCTTGAATATATCCCTCCTGAACTCAGAGAAAATACTGGTGAGATAGAAAAGGCCAGGGAAGATAACCTTCCTAAATTGGTTACGAATACAGATATTCAAGGAATCTTTCATGTACATAGTAAATATAGCGATGGTAATGATTCTCTTTACGATTTAGCAGAGGCTGCTAAAAACAGTGGATATAAATATTTAGGTATTTCTGATCATAGCCAAACTGCAGTTTATGCGAATGGTTTAAAAGTAGATGAAATATACAAGCAGCATGAGGAAATTCAAAAGCTAAATGAAAAGTTTACGGACTTTTTTATCTTTCATGGAATAGAATCTGATATATTACCAGATGGTAGTTTAGATTATCCAGATGAGATTTTAAGGATATTCGATTTTGTGATTGGATCTATTCATTCAGGTTTAAATATGACACAAGAAAAAGCCACGGAGCGTATTCTAAAGGCTATGGACAATCCTTATTTTACTATGTTAGGTCATCCTACTGGAAGAATTCTTTTAGGACGGCCAGGATATGAATTAGATCTAGAAAAGATATTTCAAAAGGCAAAAGAAAAGAAAATAATTATCGAATTAAATGCAAATCCACATCGTTTAGATTTAGATTGGAGACATTTAAAAAATGCTAAAAGTAAAAATGTTTTAATTAGTATAAATCCTGATGCTCATCGCAAAGAAGATCTAGATCAAACATATTTAGGTGTGAAGGTTGCGCGCAAAGGATGGCTAGAAAAGAAAGATGTATTTAATAGCTGGTCTTTAGATGAGATAAAAAAATACTTTGCAAGTAAAAAAATAAACGGCCATTAA
- a CDS encoding polysaccharide deacetylase family protein codes for MRKKYLIIALGLLLITSFVYGKSFSKLNNFDLAGGSEQVNREFPQRQIVDLVSLFPDTFFRQMATKEKKIALTFDDGPDNYYTVQILDVLKRENIPATFFVIGQRCNDNPEVVKRIHDEGHILGNHSFSHPNFLKLTPEKIIKELNGTDEKINNLAGYKPAFFRSPYGSLDADKLKLVASQGYKIIAWNVDSLDWQGLSASEVKNNILSNTIEGSIVLQHSAGGKGEDLSGTVTALSEIITTLKKQGYEFVTVDKLLNLPYKK; via the coding sequence GTGAGAAAAAAATACTTAATAATCGCTTTAGGATTACTTTTAATTACGTCCTTTGTCTATGGTAAAAGTTTTTCTAAATTAAATAATTTTGACTTAGCAGGTGGTTCTGAGCAGGTAAATAGAGAGTTTCCACAAAGACAAATTGTCGACTTAGTATCTCTTTTTCCAGACACATTTTTTAGGCAAATGGCTACTAAAGAAAAAAAGATAGCTCTTACTTTTGATGACGGTCCTGATAATTATTACACAGTACAAATATTAGATGTCCTAAAAAGAGAAAATATCCCTGCCACCTTTTTTGTGATCGGTCAAAGATGTAATGATAATCCTGAAGTAGTAAAAAGAATCCATGATGAAGGACATATACTTGGTAATCATAGTTTTAGCCACCCAAATTTTTTAAAATTAACACCAGAAAAGATTATTAAAGAATTAAATGGTACAGATGAAAAAATCAATAATTTAGCAGGTTATAAACCCGCCTTTTTTAGATCTCCTTACGGGTCTTTGGATGCGGACAAATTAAAATTAGTTGCAAGCCAAGGATATAAGATAATTGCTTGGAATGTAGATTCTTTGGACTGGCAAGGTTTGTCAGCTAGCGAAGTAAAAAATAATATATTATCAAATACCATAGAAGGATCTATAGTTTTGCAGCATTCAGCAGGTGGAAAAGGCGAAGATTTATCTGGAACGGTAACAGCATTATCTGAAATTATTACTACCCTTAAAAAGCAAGGATATGAATTTGTAACCGTAGATAAACTTTTAAATCTTCCTTATAAAAAGTGA
- a CDS encoding aldo/keto reductase, with product MEYRKLGSTDLKVSEMCFGALPMGPLQANLSPEEGGTLLRQALESGINFVDTAALYGNYPQIAYALKDYQGEAIIASKSVHPDYESVEKDIQEALKSLNRDYIDIFHLHAARAERDVFEQREGAFRCLLDYKEKGYIRAVGIATHNVAVVDRASEIPELDIVFPLVNKIARGIVGGTREEMLAAIKKCQDAGKGLYAMKVLAGGNLIDDLLDSIKFGRNIDGISSIAIGMVKKKELDLNIKIFNNEKITEEMIPKAANSKKLFIWQAGCKKCGICINTCPNKALSMSEKGAEVNHDLCILCGYCYAACPEFLIRLY from the coding sequence ATGGAATATAGAAAATTAGGTAGTACGGATTTAAAGGTATCAGAAATGTGCTTTGGAGCCCTCCCAATGGGTCCACTTCAAGCAAATTTATCTCCAGAAGAAGGTGGTACTTTATTAAGGCAAGCTCTAGAATCTGGTATTAATTTTGTAGATACAGCTGCTCTTTATGGAAATTATCCTCAAATAGCATATGCTTTGAAAGATTATCAAGGAGAAGCAATAATTGCTTCAAAATCAGTTCACCCAGATTATGAAAGTGTAGAAAAGGACATTCAAGAAGCTTTAAAAAGTCTAAATAGAGATTATATTGATATTTTTCATTTACATGCTGCAAGAGCTGAAAGAGATGTTTTTGAACAAAGAGAAGGAGCATTTAGATGTCTTCTTGATTATAAAGAAAAAGGATATATTAGAGCGGTTGGGATAGCTACTCATAATGTTGCTGTAGTAGATAGGGCTAGTGAAATTCCTGAATTGGATATAGTTTTTCCACTTGTGAATAAAATAGCTAGGGGTATTGTAGGTGGAACTAGGGAAGAGATGCTAGCAGCTATAAAAAAATGTCAAGATGCAGGTAAGGGTCTTTATGCTATGAAAGTATTAGCAGGAGGAAATTTAATTGATGATTTACTTGATTCAATTAAATTTGGTCGTAATATAGATGGCATAAGCTCAATTGCCATAGGTATGGTTAAAAAGAAAGAATTAGATTTAAATATTAAAATTTTTAATAATGAGAAAATTACCGAAGAAATGATACCTAAAGCTGCAAATAGCAAAAAGTTATTTATCTGGCAAGCAGGATGTAAAAAGTGTGGGATTTGTATAAATACTTGTCCTAATAAGGCACTTAGTATGAGCGAAAAGGGGGCAGAAGTAAATCACGATTTGTGTATTTTATGTGGATATTGTTATGCTGCCTGTCCAGAATTTTTAATCCGTCTTTATTAA
- a CDS encoding FAD-dependent oxidoreductase: protein MKSKKVILLVMIVLMINLIGCSSVPEKEIVNLPQKSTTNKYDLIVLGGEPEGIAAAVSAARNGLSVLLIEDDEALGGLMTLGKLNFLDMNHAKDGTLLTQGIFEEFYDKVGGNAFDIEKAKSVFNEMISHEKSIVVKLNTSLVEPIKQENKLVGIKVKENEDINEYFAKRFIDATTDADLAASSGVPYTFAGEDIGEKDRMMGVTLVFELEDVSWSKVFSYLNYSRVMGKIYKDERQHVGAKLNSAWGYTEEGYSYEPRDPLMRLRGFNIAKQENGNVLINALVIFGVDVLDEKSKENGIERAKEELKYILPYVQENFVGFKKAKLVGTAEELYVRESRHIIGEYVLNIDDVLENRDKEDRITLGSYPVDVQPTVNQRWGTVVGNPEQYSIPFRSLVPLNVENLLVVGRSASYSSLAAGSARVIPVGMCEGQAAGVASAYSIKHDLSFRKMTKSQNAITEIQNKLKEQGAYLEPFSIENPLTKHWAYEGVKTLRSLGLLDGGYLNEYNLEGSVDKWFIENLLNNMMKKVELKEHGTIEIPLEPTTKDIIEAVYFALTKEKGSNFEEMKNILKEKDIITDDISSYFAEESKKPQRAEVIVLVSNFYKLKSK from the coding sequence ATGAAAAGTAAAAAAGTGATTTTGCTTGTAATGATTGTTTTAATGATTAATTTAATAGGTTGTTCATCCGTACCAGAAAAGGAAATTGTAAACCTGCCCCAAAAAAGTACAACTAATAAGTATGATTTAATTGTTTTAGGTGGTGAACCAGAAGGGATTGCTGCAGCTGTCTCTGCTGCTAGAAATGGATTAAGTGTATTATTAATCGAAGATGATGAGGCCTTAGGGGGGCTTATGACTTTAGGTAAACTTAATTTTCTGGATATGAATCATGCTAAAGATGGTACCTTACTTACCCAGGGAATATTCGAGGAGTTTTATGATAAAGTGGGTGGTAATGCATTTGACATAGAAAAAGCTAAAAGTGTATTTAATGAAATGATTTCTCATGAAAAAAGCATAGTAGTTAAATTAAACACTTCGTTAGTAGAACCAATTAAGCAAGAAAATAAATTAGTTGGAATTAAAGTAAAAGAAAATGAAGATATTAACGAGTATTTTGCAAAAAGATTTATTGATGCTACTACAGATGCTGATTTAGCTGCTTCTTCAGGAGTACCATATACCTTTGCTGGTGAGGATATAGGAGAAAAGGACCGTATGATGGGAGTAACTCTTGTTTTTGAATTAGAAGATGTAAGCTGGTCTAAAGTATTTAGTTATTTAAACTATAGTAGGGTTATGGGTAAAATATATAAAGATGAAAGACAACATGTAGGGGCGAAATTAAACTCGGCTTGGGGTTATACAGAAGAAGGTTATAGTTATGAACCTAGGGATCCTTTAATGCGTTTAAGAGGATTTAATATAGCGAAGCAAGAAAATGGAAACGTTTTAATAAATGCACTTGTTATTTTTGGTGTAGATGTACTTGACGAGAAGAGTAAAGAAAATGGAATAGAGAGAGCAAAAGAAGAATTAAAATACATATTACCTTATGTTCAAGAAAATTTTGTCGGTTTTAAAAAGGCAAAATTAGTGGGTACTGCAGAGGAACTTTATGTTAGAGAAAGTAGACATATTATTGGGGAATATGTACTAAACATAGATGATGTACTTGAAAATAGAGATAAAGAAGATAGAATCACCCTAGGGAGTTATCCAGTTGATGTACAACCTACTGTAAATCAAAGATGGGGAACAGTTGTAGGTAATCCAGAGCAATATAGTATCCCCTTTAGGTCACTTGTGCCTTTAAATGTGGAAAATTTGTTAGTAGTAGGTAGAAGTGCTTCCTATTCTTCATTAGCTGCTGGAAGTGCAAGAGTAATACCAGTAGGAATGTGTGAGGGTCAAGCAGCAGGAGTAGCATCAGCTTATTCAATAAAGCATGATCTTTCATTTAGAAAAATGACTAAGTCACAAAATGCTATTACTGAAATTCAAAATAAGTTAAAAGAACAAGGTGCATATTTAGAACCTTTTTCTATCGAAAATCCTCTAACAAAACACTGGGCTTATGAAGGAGTAAAAACACTTAGAAGTTTAGGTTTGTTAGATGGTGGATATTTAAATGAGTATAACTTAGAGGGTTCAGTTGATAAGTGGTTTATAGAAAACTTACTTAATAATATGATGAAAAAGGTAGAATTAAAAGAGCACGGAACTATTGAAATACCCTTAGAACCAACCACTAAAGATATAATAGAAGCTGTTTATTTTGCTTTAACTAAAGAAAAAGGTTCTAATTTTGAGGAGATGAAAAATATATTAAAAGAAAAGGATATCATTACTGATGATATCAGTTCTTATTTTGCAGAAGAATCTAAAAAACCTCAGAGGGCAGAAGTAATAGTTTTAGTTTCTAATTTCTATAAACTTAAAAGTAAATAG
- a CDS encoding flavodoxin family protein codes for MAKVVLLSGSPKAEGNTKQVLDQCKMVIEQEGLEAEIISLSGKDIKGCVACYKCKGTGKCAIDDDLTEIADSIRDAEGFIVGAPVYFGTARGDVMNALQRIGMMSRGLDNFLSWKVGGPIAVARRGGVSASYQEMLMFYFINEMIVPGSNYWNIVFGKAPGDALKDEEGIETVKKFASNVVKLIKKIN; via the coding sequence ATGGCAAAGGTAGTTTTATTATCAGGAAGCCCTAAAGCAGAGGGTAATACTAAACAGGTTTTAGATCAGTGTAAAATGGTTATAGAACAAGAAGGATTAGAGGCAGAGATTATATCTTTAAGTGGAAAAGATATAAAGGGTTGTGTAGCCTGTTATAAGTGTAAGGGTACAGGTAAATGTGCTATTGATGATGATTTAACTGAAATTGCAGACAGTATACGTGATGCAGAAGGTTTTATCGTAGGTGCACCAGTTTATTTTGGAACAGCTCGTGGTGATGTTATGAATGCATTACAAAGAATAGGTATGATGTCAAGAGGATTAGATAACTTTTTATCTTGGAAAGTAGGAGGTCCTATTGCAGTTGCTCGTAGAGGAGGAGTATCTGCAAGTTATCAGGAAATGTTAATGTTTTACTTTATTAACGAGATGATAGTACCAGGTTCAAACTACTGGAATATAGTTTTTGGTAAAGCTCCTGGAGATGCATTAAAAGATGAAGAAGGAATTGAAACTGTAAAGAAATTTGCTAGTAATGTTGTTAAATTAATTAAAAAAATTAATTAA